From a region of the Ponticoccus alexandrii genome:
- a CDS encoding 2-hydroxyacid dehydrogenase yields MMNIVFYGANAATFEPGLSEQLDMPHKITVISDAADGPGEADALAGADVVVGVHFAGTGVQNARLFQLPAAGYDKVDMNALPAGCALCNAFGHENAIAEYVMTALLSRHVPLADADARLRQGDWHYWAGGPDGLRTEMGQQSIGILGHGHIGKAVKERALAFGMTVHVANRSPVEDARVTAHGLEALTAMAGQVDVLLNTLPLTGSTEGLIGADVLGALRDGAVVMNVGRGPVIDEDALFGALKGGRLNAVLDTWYVYPSAEDTSPQPSKHPFRDLPNVTLTPHMSGWTTGTIARRTATVAENVNRLARGETLINIVKAARD; encoded by the coding sequence ATGATGAACATTGTCTTCTACGGCGCCAATGCCGCCACCTTCGAGCCGGGCCTGTCCGAGCAGCTGGACATGCCGCACAAGATCACCGTGATCTCGGACGCCGCCGACGGCCCGGGCGAGGCCGACGCTCTGGCCGGGGCCGACGTCGTCGTCGGTGTGCATTTCGCGGGCACGGGCGTACAGAACGCCCGGCTGTTCCAGTTGCCCGCAGCCGGTTACGACAAGGTCGACATGAACGCGCTGCCCGCGGGCTGCGCCCTCTGCAACGCCTTCGGGCACGAGAACGCCATCGCGGAATATGTCATGACGGCACTGCTGTCGCGTCATGTGCCGCTAGCGGATGCGGATGCCCGGCTGCGGCAGGGCGACTGGCACTACTGGGCCGGCGGCCCGGACGGGCTGCGGACAGAGATGGGCCAGCAGAGCATCGGCATCCTCGGCCACGGCCATATCGGCAAGGCGGTCAAGGAGCGCGCGCTGGCCTTCGGCATGACGGTCCACGTCGCCAACCGCTCGCCGGTCGAAGATGCGCGCGTCACGGCCCATGGGCTGGAGGCGCTGACCGCGATGGCCGGACAGGTGGACGTGCTGCTCAACACGCTGCCACTGACCGGCAGCACCGAAGGTTTGATCGGCGCGGATGTGCTCGGCGCTCTGCGCGATGGCGCTGTTGTCATGAATGTCGGGCGCGGGCCGGTGATCGACGAGGACGCTTTGTTTGGCGCGCTGAAAGGGGGCCGCCTGAACGCGGTGCTCGACACCTGGTACGTCTATCCCTCGGCGGAGGACACGTCTCCGCAGCCCTCGAAGCACCCGTTTCGCGACCTGCCGAACGTCACCCTCACCCCGCACATGTCTGGCTGGACCACCGGCACCATTGCCCGCCGCACCGCCACCGTGGCGGAGAACGTCAACCGGCTGGCACGCGGCGAGACGCTGATCAACATCGTCAAGGCCGCCCGGGACTGA
- a CDS encoding ABC transporter ATP-binding protein, with the protein MALVKVDSLSRVFDVSKPWLNRVLERRPKAYLTAVSEVDFEVPERTTYALVGESGSGKSTIGKMLVGLLRPSDGAVQIEGVDLARETDAAKVAKVRADIQMIFQDPYASLNPRWRVRDIIVEPVAARGGKTEGLAEKLLEQVGLSVKDAGKFPHEFSGGQRQRICIARALASDPRLIVCDEPTSALDVSVQAQVLNLMSDLKDQFGLTYVFISHDLTVVRHMADRIGVLYLGRLVEEAAPEALFDDPKHPYTQMLLEAAPRMDGFGREVQPPEGEIPDPINPPPGCAFHPRCPIAQAVCKTTRPEMRHLGQTRVACHLAE; encoded by the coding sequence ATGGCATTGGTCAAGGTCGATAGTCTCAGCCGCGTTTTCGACGTCTCGAAACCCTGGTTGAACCGCGTGCTGGAACGACGCCCCAAGGCCTATCTGACCGCCGTGTCAGAGGTCGATTTCGAAGTCCCGGAACGCACGACCTACGCGCTGGTCGGTGAAAGCGGATCGGGAAAGTCGACCATCGGCAAGATGCTGGTGGGGCTTCTGCGGCCCTCGGACGGCGCGGTCCAGATCGAGGGTGTGGACCTTGCGCGCGAAACCGATGCGGCCAAGGTCGCGAAGGTCCGGGCCGACATCCAGATGATCTTTCAGGACCCCTATGCCTCGCTCAATCCGCGCTGGCGGGTGCGCGATATCATCGTCGAACCCGTCGCCGCGCGCGGCGGAAAGACCGAGGGACTGGCCGAGAAACTGCTGGAACAGGTCGGCCTGTCGGTCAAGGACGCTGGCAAGTTCCCGCATGAGTTCTCGGGCGGGCAGCGCCAGCGCATCTGCATCGCCCGGGCGCTGGCTTCGGACCCGCGTCTGATCGTCTGCGACGAGCCGACCTCGGCGCTGGATGTCTCGGTGCAGGCGCAGGTGCTGAACCTGATGAGCGACCTCAAGGACCAGTTCGGCCTGACCTATGTCTTCATCAGCCACGACCTGACGGTGGTGCGCCACATGGCGGACCGCATCGGCGTGCTCTACCTTGGGCGGCTGGTGGAAGAGGCCGCGCCCGAGGCGCTTTTCGACGATCCGAAGCACCCCTACACGCAGATGCTTCTGGAGGCGGCACCGCGCATGGATGGCTTTGGCCGCGAGGTGCAGCCGCCCGAGGGTGAGATCCCGGATCCGATCAACCCGCCGCCCGGCTGCGCCTTTCACCCGCGTTGCCCCATCGCGCAGGCGGTCTGCAAGACGACCCGGCCCGAGATGCGCCACCTCGGGCAGACCCGCGTGGCCTGCCACCTGGCGGAATAG
- a CDS encoding ABC transporter ATP-binding protein, which yields MTDTVLSIRNLTVEIPTRHGILRPVEGVSYDIARGEILGVVGESGAGKSMAGNAVIDLLSPPAHIASGEIWLNGQRIDQLKGEAMRRLRGKEIGMVFQDPLTSLNPLLRIGDQLVETMLTHLKIGEREARARAVTALQEVGIPGAAERVDSYPHEFSGGMRQRVVIALALCAEPSLIIADEPTTALDVSVQAQIIALLKRLCRERGTAVMLITHDMGVIAEATDRVAVMYAGRLAELGPVRDVLTRPQHPYTHGLMASTPLASAGKARLHQIPGAMPRLDAVPDGCAFHPRCPRATDLCRQPPPPKVQDGKAACWYPLTQDAQEEAL from the coding sequence ATGACCGACACCGTCCTTTCGATCCGCAACCTCACCGTCGAGATCCCGACCCGCCACGGCATCCTGCGCCCGGTGGAAGGCGTCAGCTACGACATCGCGCGCGGCGAGATCCTTGGCGTCGTGGGCGAAAGCGGCGCGGGCAAGTCGATGGCGGGCAATGCCGTCATCGACCTGCTCAGCCCGCCCGCCCATATCGCCAGCGGAGAGATCTGGCTGAACGGCCAACGCATCGACCAGCTGAAGGGCGAGGCCATGCGCCGCCTGCGCGGCAAGGAGATCGGCATGGTGTTTCAGGACCCGCTGACCTCGCTGAACCCGCTGTTGCGGATCGGCGACCAGCTGGTCGAGACCATGCTGACCCACCTGAAGATCGGCGAACGCGAGGCCCGCGCCCGCGCCGTCACCGCCCTGCAAGAGGTCGGCATCCCCGGCGCCGCCGAGCGGGTGGACAGCTACCCGCACGAGTTCTCCGGCGGGATGCGGCAGCGGGTGGTGATCGCCCTCGCGCTTTGTGCCGAGCCGAGCCTCATCATCGCCGACGAGCCCACCACCGCGCTCGACGTCAGCGTTCAGGCGCAGATCATCGCCCTGCTCAAGAGGCTTTGCCGCGAGCGCGGCACGGCGGTCATGCTGATCACCCACGACATGGGCGTGATCGCAGAGGCCACCGACCGCGTCGCGGTGATGTACGCCGGACGACTGGCGGAACTTGGCCCGGTGCGCGATGTGCTGACCCGCCCGCAGCACCCCTATACCCACGGGCTCATGGCCTCGACGCCGCTGGCCTCGGCGGGCAAGGCGCGGCTGCACCAGATCCCCGGCGCCATGCCCCGGCTGGACGCGGTCCCCGACGGCTGCGCCTTTCACCCGCGCTGCCCCCGGGCCACCGACCTCTGCCGCCAGCCGCCCCCGCCGAAGGTGCAGGACGGTAAGGCCGCCTGCTGGTACCCCCTGACACAAGACGCCCAAGAAGAGGCCCTGTAA
- a CDS encoding ABC transporter permease encodes MTDTRPDTPSDMPVAVSKSRLRLALESDVFYSFRRSPVAVVSALVVLVLLLSALLAPWIAPSNPFDPASLNLMNGFTPPGTPNAFTGDTFLMGTDDQGRDVFSTILYGMRISLFVGVSAVAFAMVLGITLGLISGYVGGWLETIIMRIADVQLTFPSILVAMLIFGVAKGVTPVEYRDQMAIWVLILAIGLSDWVQFARVVRGATLVEKNKEYVAAARLIGRRPGAIMLRHILPNVLSPVLVIATISLALAIIAEATLSFLGVGAPPTQPSLGTLIRIGQGFLFSGEWWILFFPACTLLALALSVNLLGDWLRDALNPRLR; translated from the coding sequence ATGACCGACACCCGCCCGGACACGCCCTCCGACATGCCCGTCGCCGTCAGCAAATCGCGCCTGCGTCTCGCGCTGGAAAGCGACGTCTTCTACAGCTTCCGCCGCTCTCCGGTGGCGGTTGTGTCGGCGCTGGTGGTTCTGGTGCTGCTGCTTTCGGCGCTGCTGGCGCCGTGGATCGCGCCCAGCAACCCTTTCGATCCGGCCTCGCTGAACCTGATGAACGGCTTCACGCCGCCGGGGACGCCCAACGCCTTTACCGGCGACACCTTTCTGATGGGCACCGACGATCAGGGGCGCGACGTCTTCTCGACGATCCTCTACGGGATGCGGATCTCTCTCTTCGTGGGGGTCTCTGCGGTGGCCTTCGCCATGGTGCTGGGGATCACGCTGGGGCTGATCTCGGGCTATGTCGGCGGCTGGCTGGAAACGATCATCATGCGCATCGCCGATGTGCAGCTGACCTTCCCCTCGATCCTCGTGGCGATGCTGATCTTTGGTGTGGCCAAGGGCGTGACCCCGGTCGAGTACCGCGACCAGATGGCGATCTGGGTGCTGATCCTTGCCATCGGCCTTAGCGACTGGGTGCAATTCGCCCGCGTCGTCAGGGGCGCCACGCTGGTCGAGAAGAACAAGGAATACGTCGCCGCCGCCCGCCTGATCGGGCGCAGGCCGGGGGCGATCATGCTGCGGCACATCCTGCCCAACGTGCTGTCGCCGGTGCTGGTGATCGCGACCATCTCGCTGGCGCTGGCGATCATCGCCGAGGCGACGCTTTCGTTTCTCGGCGTCGGAGCGCCGCCCACGCAGCCCTCGCTGGGCACTCTGATCCGCATCGGGCAGGGGTTCCTGTTCTCGGGCGAGTGGTGGATCCTGTTCTTCCCGGCCTGCACGCTGCTGGCGCTGGCCCTGTCGGTGAACCTGCTGGGCGACTGGCTGCGCGACGCCCTGAACCCGAGGCTGCGGTGA
- a CDS encoding ABC transporter permease, whose translation MLAFIIRRLGQSILVLLVTGLVAFSMFTFVGDPIDNMLGQERTAEDIARLRERLGLDQPFVVQYFKFLQEAAQGNFGVSYRQGRPVTEILLERAPATLELAFVSGVLAIVFGIALGVFTAIRRDGVLASVIMSGSLIGVSLPTFLIGILLIYVFSVELGWLPSFGRGTVVDLGGWTTGFLTTSGLKALILPSITLGLYQMTLIMRLVRSEMLEVLRQDYIRFARARGLRERAVNFRHALKSTMVPVITVIGLQLGAIIAFAIITETVFQWPGVGLLFINAIQFVDIPVMAAYLMLISVMFVGINLLVDILYFFIDPRLRADRTGGH comes from the coding sequence ATGCTCGCATTCATCATCCGGCGACTGGGGCAGTCGATCCTCGTGCTGCTGGTCACGGGCCTCGTCGCCTTTTCCATGTTCACCTTCGTCGGCGATCCGATCGACAACATGCTGGGGCAGGAACGCACCGCCGAGGACATCGCCCGCCTGCGCGAGCGCCTCGGGCTCGATCAACCCTTCGTGGTGCAGTACTTCAAGTTCCTGCAAGAGGCCGCACAGGGCAACTTTGGCGTCAGCTACCGGCAGGGCCGCCCGGTGACCGAGATCCTGCTGGAACGCGCCCCCGCCACGCTGGAACTGGCCTTCGTTTCGGGTGTGCTGGCCATTGTCTTCGGCATCGCCCTTGGCGTCTTCACCGCGATCCGCCGCGACGGCGTGCTGGCCAGCGTGATCATGTCCGGCTCTTTGATCGGGGTGTCGCTGCCGACCTTCCTGATCGGGATCCTGCTGATCTACGTCTTCTCGGTCGAGCTGGGCTGGCTGCCAAGCTTCGGTCGGGGCACGGTGGTGGACCTAGGCGGCTGGACCACCGGCTTTCTCACGACCAGCGGGCTGAAGGCGTTGATCCTGCCCTCGATCACGCTGGGGCTGTACCAGATGACACTGATCATGCGGCTGGTGCGCTCCGAGATGCTGGAGGTCCTGCGGCAGGACTACATCCGGTTCGCCCGGGCGCGTGGCCTGCGTGAGCGCGCCGTCAACTTCCGCCACGCGCTGAAGAGCACCATGGTCCCGGTGATCACCGTCATCGGCCTGCAACTGGGCGCGATCATCGCCTTCGCCATCATCACCGAAACGGTGTTCCAGTGGCCGGGCGTTGGCCTCTTGTTCATCAACGCGATCCAGTTCGTCGACATCCCCGTGATGGCCGCCTACCTGATGCTGATCTCGGTGATGTTCGTGGGCATCAACCTCTTGGTGGATATCCTCTATTTCTTCATCGACCCGCGCCTGCGCGCCGACCGCACCGGAGGGCACTGA
- a CDS encoding ABC transporter substrate-binding protein → MRHIMLSAALAAACASAAHAEEFRWAVTTDPQSMDPHAVNSTPVLGFLNNVYEGLVRRGKDMSVEPALATAWEPIGEGEGWRFTLREGVTFHDGADFTAKDVLFSYQRASSPESDTASWFAPVSDVVVVDDYTVDFMTSAPNPLFPSSIANWMIMDSGWAEANNAARPDKESGNFATLNTNGTGAFRVTAREPGLRTVLEPFDGWWDEAGHNITRAELTPIQNPATALAALLSGDVDFINPVPIQDVARLAQNPDVKVVQGIEARVIMLGFPHDAEALKYSSDVQDENPFADPRVRRAVAHAINVPAIVQTIMRGNAQPVNQLVAPGTSGYSEALDGVPAYDPEQAKALLAEAGYPDGFSFGLKCPNDRYLNDEAVCQAITGMLAQAGMRATLEAMPVNNYWPELRSDNFDMFLLGWSPGTFDAEHPIRFLVATENEEKKLGSWNFGGYSNARIDELLPMIQSELDEGKRQAMLDEVAQIMTDEQAYVPLYVQPLVWGTRANIDLTQRPDDFFILRWVTVN, encoded by the coding sequence ATGCGACACATCATGCTTTCGGCCGCGCTGGCCGCTGCCTGCGCCTCTGCCGCCCATGCGGAAGAGTTCCGCTGGGCCGTCACCACCGACCCGCAGTCGATGGACCCGCACGCGGTCAACTCGACTCCGGTTCTGGGCTTTCTGAACAACGTCTACGAAGGCCTCGTGCGGCGCGGAAAGGACATGAGCGTCGAGCCCGCGCTGGCCACGGCGTGGGAACCCATCGGCGAGGGCGAAGGCTGGCGGTTCACTCTGCGCGAGGGCGTGACCTTCCACGACGGCGCCGATTTCACCGCCAAGGACGTGCTGTTTTCCTACCAGCGCGCCTCCAGCCCGGAATCGGACACCGCAAGCTGGTTCGCCCCGGTTTCGGACGTGGTCGTGGTGGACGATTACACCGTCGACTTCATGACCTCGGCGCCGAACCCGCTGTTCCCCTCGTCCATCGCCAACTGGATGATCATGGACAGCGGCTGGGCCGAAGCCAACAACGCCGCCCGCCCCGACAAGGAAAGCGGCAACTTCGCCACGCTGAACACCAATGGCACGGGCGCCTTCCGCGTCACCGCGCGAGAGCCGGGCCTGCGCACGGTGCTGGAGCCCTTCGACGGATGGTGGGACGAGGCAGGACACAACATCACCCGCGCCGAACTGACGCCGATCCAGAACCCGGCGACGGCGCTGGCGGCGCTTCTGTCCGGCGACGTGGATTTCATCAACCCGGTGCCGATTCAGGACGTCGCTCGGCTGGCGCAAAATCCCGACGTGAAGGTCGTGCAGGGGATCGAGGCGCGTGTGATCATGTTGGGCTTTCCGCATGACGCCGAGGCGCTGAAGTATTCCTCGGACGTTCAGGACGAGAACCCCTTTGCCGATCCGCGCGTCCGCCGCGCCGTGGCGCATGCGATCAACGTGCCCGCCATCGTGCAGACCATCATGCGCGGCAATGCCCAGCCGGTGAACCAGCTTGTCGCCCCGGGCACCAGCGGCTACTCCGAGGCGCTCGACGGCGTCCCCGCCTACGATCCCGAGCAGGCGAAGGCCCTGCTGGCAGAGGCGGGCTATCCCGACGGCTTCTCCTTCGGGCTCAAGTGCCCGAACGACCGTTACCTGAACGACGAAGCGGTCTGTCAGGCGATCACCGGCATGCTTGCGCAGGCCGGGATGCGCGCCACGCTCGAGGCGATGCCGGTCAACAACTACTGGCCGGAACTGCGGTCCGACAACTTCGACATGTTCCTGCTGGGCTGGTCCCCGGGCACCTTCGACGCCGAGCACCCGATCCGCTTCCTCGTCGCCACCGAGAACGAGGAGAAGAAGCTGGGAAGCTGGAACTTCGGCGGCTATTCCAACGCCCGCATCGACGAGCTTCTGCCGATGATCCAGTCGGAACTGGACGAGGGAAAACGGCAGGCGATGCTGGACGAGGTCGCGCAGATCATGACCGACGAACAGGCCTATGTGCCGCTTTACGTGCAGCCTCTGGTCTGGGGCACGCGGGCGAACATCGACCTGACGCAGCGCCCGGACGATTTCTTCATCCTGCGCTGGGTGACGGTGAACTGA
- a CDS encoding ABC transporter substrate-binding protein: protein MKKTFALSMIGALMATTVPLGAETLRWARAGDALTLDPHAQNEGPTHTIRHQMYEPLIIRDVTGAFEPALATDWAPKEDDPTVWVFNLREGVKFHDGADFTAEDVVFSFERAKQPNSDMKELINSITEVRAVDDYTVEMVTEGPNPILPANLTNLFIMDKGWAEANDTAEVQDFEGGEITYATTNANGTGPYKLQSREPDVRTVMTINEEYWGRDQFPMEVTEIVYTPIQNPATRVAAMLSGEIDFLQDMPVQDLERVENGDGLTVKQAPQNRVIFFGLNMGPDDIEGDNVDGKNPLSDVRVRKAMSMAINRDAIQQVVMRGQSIPAGMIAPPFVNGWTAEMDAESSTDIEGAKALMEEAGYGDGFSIRLDCPNDRYINDEAICQAAVGMLGQIGVTVNLDAKPKAQHFPLISDGGTDFYMLGWGVPTYDSEYIFNFLVHGRESDIGTWNATGYDNDDLDARIKALASNTDLEARDAEIAAIWRVVQDEALYIPIHHQVLNWGMAEKFGIEVDPEDQPKVKKFTVN from the coding sequence ATGAAAAAGACCTTCGCCCTTTCCATGATCGGTGCGCTGATGGCGACCACGGTGCCGCTGGGCGCCGAAACCCTTCGCTGGGCGCGCGCCGGGGATGCGCTGACGCTGGACCCGCACGCCCAGAACGAAGGCCCGACCCACACCATCCGCCACCAGATGTACGAGCCGCTGATCATCCGTGACGTGACCGGCGCCTTCGAGCCTGCGCTTGCCACCGACTGGGCGCCCAAGGAAGACGATCCGACCGTCTGGGTCTTCAACCTTCGTGAGGGTGTCAAATTCCACGACGGCGCGGATTTCACTGCCGAGGACGTGGTCTTCAGCTTCGAGCGTGCCAAGCAGCCGAACTCGGACATGAAAGAGCTGATCAACTCGATCACCGAAGTGCGCGCAGTGGACGACTACACCGTCGAGATGGTCACCGAGGGGCCGAACCCGATCCTGCCGGCGAACCTGACCAACCTCTTCATCATGGACAAGGGCTGGGCCGAGGCCAACGACACCGCCGAGGTGCAGGACTTCGAGGGCGGCGAGATCACCTATGCCACCACGAATGCCAATGGCACCGGCCCCTACAAGCTGCAAAGCCGCGAACCGGACGTGCGCACCGTCATGACCATCAATGAGGAATACTGGGGCCGCGACCAGTTCCCGATGGAGGTGACCGAGATCGTCTATACCCCGATCCAGAACCCCGCGACCCGCGTTGCGGCGATGCTGTCGGGTGAGATCGATTTCCTTCAGGACATGCCGGTGCAGGATCTTGAACGGGTCGAAAATGGCGATGGCCTGACGGTCAAGCAGGCGCCGCAGAACCGGGTCATCTTCTTCGGCCTGAACATGGGTCCCGATGACATCGAAGGGGACAACGTCGACGGCAAGAACCCCTTGTCGGATGTGCGCGTGCGCAAGGCGATGTCCATGGCGATCAACCGCGATGCGATCCAGCAGGTCGTCATGCGCGGCCAGTCGATCCCGGCGGGCATGATTGCGCCGCCCTTCGTCAACGGCTGGACTGCCGAGATGGACGCCGAATCCTCGACCGACATCGAGGGCGCCAAGGCGTTGATGGAAGAGGCGGGCTACGGGGACGGATTCTCGATCCGGCTGGACTGCCCGAACGACCGCTATATCAACGACGAGGCGATCTGTCAGGCCGCCGTGGGGATGCTGGGCCAGATCGGCGTCACCGTGAACCTCGACGCCAAGCCGAAGGCGCAGCACTTCCCGCTGATTTCCGACGGCGGCACCGATTTCTACATGCTGGGCTGGGGCGTTCCGACCTACGATTCCGAATACATCTTCAACTTCCTCGTGCACGGGCGTGAAAGCGACATCGGGACGTGGAACGCGACCGGCTACGACAACGACGACCTCGATGCCCGCATCAAGGCGCTTGCCTCGAACACGGATCTGGAGGCCCGCGACGCCGAAATCGCCGCGATCTGGCGGGTCGTTCAGGATGAGGCGCTCTATATCCCGATCCACCACCAGGTGCTGAACTGGGGCATGGCCGAGAAGTTCGGGATCGAGGTCGACCCCGAGGATCAGCCCAAGGTGAAAAAATTCACTGTGAACTGA
- a CDS encoding SDR family oxidoreductase — protein MKLELEGARVIVTAGAQGIGRAIVDAYLAEGARVATCDIAEEALDTLPAEVFRQRADMGDARQIADFMAAAQAHLGGLDILVNNAGIAGPTGPVEELDPADWDATLAICLSSQFHCVRHAVPALRESDNASIINLSSLAGRLGFAMRTPYAAAKWGVIGFTKSLSIELGRDGIRCNAILPGIVAGDRQRRVLEAKAQRRGLSFEQVEAEAFSYTSIKDYVLPEQIADQILFLTSPRGRTISGQAVSVCGDGQMLA, from the coding sequence ATGAAACTGGAACTGGAGGGCGCGCGCGTCATCGTCACCGCCGGGGCGCAGGGCATCGGTCGCGCCATCGTCGACGCCTACCTGGCCGAGGGCGCCCGCGTGGCGACCTGCGACATCGCCGAGGAGGCGCTGGATACGCTGCCCGCCGAGGTCTTTCGCCAGCGCGCCGATATGGGCGACGCGCGCCAGATCGCGGATTTCATGGCGGCGGCGCAGGCGCATCTGGGCGGCCTCGACATCCTCGTGAACAACGCAGGCATCGCCGGTCCGACCGGCCCGGTCGAGGAGTTGGACCCGGCGGACTGGGACGCCACGCTGGCGATCTGCCTGTCCTCGCAATTTCACTGCGTGCGCCACGCGGTCCCGGCGCTGCGGGAAAGCGACAATGCCTCGATCATCAACCTGTCGTCGCTGGCCGGGCGGCTGGGTTTCGCCATGCGCACCCCCTATGCTGCGGCGAAATGGGGCGTCATCGGCTTCACCAAGTCGCTGTCGATCGAACTGGGCCGCGACGGCATCCGCTGCAACGCCATCCTGCCCGGCATCGTCGCGGGCGACCGCCAGCGCCGGGTGCTGGAGGCCAAGGCGCAGCGCCGGGGCCTGAGCTTCGAGCAGGTCGAGGCCGAGGCCTTTTCCTACACCTCGATCAAGGACTACGTGCTGCCCGAGCAGATCGCCGACCAGATCCTGTTCCTGACCAGCCCGCGCGGGCGCACGATTTCCGGTCAGGCGGTCTCTGTCTGCGGCGACGGCCAGATGCTGGCCTGA
- a CDS encoding GntR family transcriptional regulator: MTQPLDRIEPARRQTLSEQVFDTLSEMLLSGALRPRDRLSLRDLSERLEISMMPVREAVSRLATSGALQVSPKRAVMVPLMTAEEFADLTMVRMLNEGQAARLAAERAGRAEVAQIAALAERFEEVLDQAYGSAAAVAANKDLHFAVYRAARSPALMEVITVLWLKAGPVINFDIGVDTGASETEDAERSRSHHSRAHHRMFCDALRAGDGDTAARAIAEDIRVASELIRAHGGVETGDNRRRIIT; encoded by the coding sequence ATGACCCAGCCGCTTGACCGCATAGAACCCGCCCGCCGACAAACCCTTTCGGAACAGGTGTTTGACACGCTGTCAGAGATGCTGCTGTCCGGCGCGCTCCGGCCCCGCGACCGGCTGTCCCTGCGCGATCTGTCGGAGCGGCTGGAGATTTCGATGATGCCCGTGCGCGAGGCGGTGAGTCGCCTTGCCACCAGCGGCGCGCTGCAGGTTTCGCCCAAGCGCGCGGTCATGGTGCCCCTGATGACGGCAGAGGAATTCGCCGACCTGACCATGGTGCGGATGTTGAACGAGGGGCAGGCGGCGCGGCTGGCGGCAGAGCGCGCGGGCCGGGCCGAGGTCGCGCAGATCGCCGCGCTGGCCGAGCGGTTCGAAGAGGTGCTGGATCAGGCCTATGGCAGCGCCGCCGCCGTCGCCGCGAACAAGGACCTGCATTTCGCGGTCTACCGCGCGGCGCGGTCCCCTGCGTTGATGGAGGTCATCACCGTGCTCTGGCTGAAGGCCGGGCCGGTCATCAACTTCGACATCGGCGTCGACACCGGCGCCAGCGAGACCGAGGACGCCGAGCGCTCGCGCAGCCACCATTCCCGCGCCCATCACCGGATGTTTTGTGACGCTCTGCGCGCGGGCGACGGCGACACGGCGGCACGGGCCATCGCGGAAGACATCCGCGTCGCATCAGAGCTTATCCGCGCCCATGGCGGCGTCGAGACGGGCGACAACCGGAGGAGGATCATCACATGA
- a CDS encoding ABC transporter substrate-binding protein: MKTTMTNRRGFLRAGAAGLALGVAAPAYLRAQGAPLKIGHLTPTTGFLGPLGEYAQMGIKLAVDHINANGGAGGRQVELIMEDSVNPQTASTKAERMFERDQVDMIIGEISSASCLTISQVAARYGKVFVNTGGNSDSLRGQDCNRYMFHVETQNSMYVNAEGQYFKTQDMVDGKNWYMMTADYAFGHDLLAAAKAFLDTNGGQIAGEDLVPTDATDFSSYMLKIRQAQPDVVALNLAGTQITNFFKQYGEFGLDFTLGGFGFDTVSAWAAGAQNFRGTWPNVWNHRVQNDASQAFVQAFTEAYGKPPENQAWGDYNAGLIMAKAVAEAGDAGGDALVDYLESDEAKFDLMKNRQGYFRPSDHQLIQEIYAITALPADEVQNEYDIFTTSEPLPGSDEPLETLAQSVTGGTCSL; this comes from the coding sequence ATGAAAACGACCATGACGAACCGCAGGGGATTCCTGCGGGCGGGTGCGGCTGGCCTTGCGCTGGGTGTCGCGGCCCCGGCCTACCTGCGCGCGCAGGGCGCGCCGCTGAAGATCGGCCACCTGACGCCGACCACCGGCTTCCTCGGGCCGCTTGGCGAATACGCCCAGATGGGCATCAAGCTGGCGGTCGACCACATCAACGCCAATGGCGGCGCCGGGGGCCGTCAGGTCGAACTGATCATGGAGGACAGCGTCAACCCGCAGACCGCCTCGACCAAGGCCGAACGCATGTTCGAGCGCGATCAGGTCGACATGATCATCGGCGAGATTTCCTCGGCGTCCTGCCTGACGATCTCTCAAGTTGCGGCGCGCTACGGCAAGGTCTTCGTCAACACCGGCGGCAACTCTGACAGCCTGCGCGGGCAGGACTGCAACCGCTACATGTTCCACGTCGAGACGCAGAACTCGATGTATGTCAACGCCGAGGGCCAGTATTTCAAGACGCAGGACATGGTCGACGGCAAGAACTGGTACATGATGACGGCGGACTATGCCTTCGGGCATGACCTGCTGGCAGCGGCCAAGGCCTTCCTCGACACCAACGGCGGCCAGATCGCGGGCGAGGATCTTGTGCCCACCGATGCCACCGACTTCTCGTCCTACATGCTGAAGATCCGTCAGGCCCAGCCGGACGTGGTGGCGCTGAACCTCGCAGGCACGCAGATCACCAACTTCTTCAAGCAGTACGGCGAGTTCGGGCTGGACTTCACCCTTGGCGGCTTTGGCTTCGACACCGTCTCCGCATGGGCCGCAGGCGCGCAGAACTTCCGCGGCACATGGCCGAACGTCTGGAACCACCGCGTGCAGAACGATGCGAGCCAGGCCTTCGTGCAGGCCTTCACCGAGGCCTACGGCAAGCCGCCGGAGAACCAGGCCTGGGGCGATTACAACGCGGGTCTCATCATGGCCAAGGCCGTGGCAGAGGCAGGCGACGCGGGCGGCGATGCCCTTGTCGACTACCTCGAAAGCGACGAGGCCAAGTTCGACCTGATGAAGAACCGTCAGGGCTATTTCCGCCCCTCGGATCACCAGTTGATTCAGGAGATCTACGCGATCACCGCCCTTCCGGCGGACGAGGTGCAGAACGAGTACGACATCTTCACCACCTCCGAGCCGCTGCCGGGGTCCGACGAGCCGCTTGAGACGCTGGCGCAAAGCGTCACCGGCGGCACCTGCTCGCTCTGA